The sequence AATctgccaaggcttgggcctttatcgcTGTGCGAGGTTGGAAAACTAAAccatattggccaagttccaatgcccatttcatcactcgttgagaagcGTCCGGACCATGTAATATTGATCGTAAGGGATATTGAGTCATAACAATGActgtatgagcttgaaagtagggtctgagcttccgagccgcaacaactaacgccaaaattaatttttcgatcTTCGGATATCTTGTTTCTGCATCGAGAAaagctttagaagtgtagaataccggcagttgggcccccagctcttctcgtatgagagCATAGCTCACTGCTACCTCGGAAACTgccaaataaatatataaatcctccgctgcttccggcttggatagtaagggaggtgatgtgagataattcttcaagtcttggaaagctttttcgcattcttcatcccatttgtctctttgtgccctcttgatagctttgaaaaagGGTTTCCATCGATCGGTGGATCGTGAGAGGAAGCGATTGAGGGCGGCTGCTCGtccggtcaagctttggatctccttcaaggtagttggagatttcatctctatgattgcttggatttgcttgggatgtgcttcaattcctcgttgggttactaagtaccctaggaatcGACCTGAAGATACTCCAAACGTGCACTTGGTggggttgagcttcatcttgtacctTCTAAGGATATTGAAAGTTTCTGCTAAATTGCGAATGTGATCTGATCGTTGCTTGCCCTTTACCATGATATCGTCGacatagacctccatggttaccccaatttgctttttgaacatcatatttactagcctttggtaagtggctcccgcgttcttgaggccaaagggcatgaccttgtagcagtaagtGCCTCGCTCTATCACGAACGcagttttctccttgtcgggcccatgcatggctatttggttgtagccgGAGTATGCGTCTAAGAAACTAAGTAACTGGTTTccagaagttgaatctactaaTAGATCAATCCGGGGGACAGGATAATGGtcttttgggcatgctttgttgaggttggtgtagtctacgcaaaccctccatttgcccttctctttcttcatgactagtacgacattagcaagccatgccgagtgtgctacctcttctatgaaATCGGCCTCCAATCGTTTATCGATTTCTGCCTCGATGATCGCTACTCGTTCGGGAGTGAAATGTCTTCTTTTTTGAATTACCGGTTTGGCAGTTGGATCGACGTGCAGCTTGTGGCAGGCCACTTTGGGATCAATACCGGGCATGTCGGATGGTGACCATGCGAAGATATCTCGGTTTTTCCTAAGGAAAAttgtgagttcttccttctcgtCTGGGCTTAGTCGTGAGCCAATTTTAGCCGTCTTTTCCGGCTgctggggatcaagaatgatgtcttcggcgtcctcttcgggtttccatcctatctTGTCTGCTTGGGTGCCATCTTCTCGATCCAcctgctgtaattgctatttggcaATTTCTTTGCCCTTTTGGACTTCGGTAACCTCTACGGGGGTAaatgtcttcttctttgtttcttttaacATTTGCACAGTGCATCGTCGGGATGAAGCCTGGTCAGACTTGATCTCTCCGACTCCTCCTCCCGGGATGCGAAATCGgattttttgatacttgacggaagtgacagcatccagcttgatcaaccaaggtctcccaagaatcccattgtagggagaTGGGTCGTTTACAATCGTGAATGTTTGCTTTGAGACGACTGGCGGTGTTTTTACGTCAAGTATGATATGGCCGATGGCAGTTGAGGTGTGTCCGTTGAATCCAGTAAGTACCTCTGCCCGGCGTATGATTGTActttccaggcccatcttctgaatgactgaaagttgaagtaggttgaccgcacttccattgtcaaccatcatcctatcgactatagcatgggctagttggacagatacTACTAATGCATCGTCGTGTGGGAAGTCGACTCCTTCTGCATCCTGCTCCGTGAAGCCAATGATAGGTCCAGGTTGGGTATCGACTGCTTGAACTTGTGAGATTAGTAAAGCctgctggatcttcctctttttggaGTTATTAGTAGCCCCTAAGTGCTCGGATTCAGCGAAAATGCCATTGATTCGAATCGTCTTAGTTGGTGGCTCCTCATCTCCGTTTGCATTCCTTTTTTGCTGCTCAGCTGGCTTGTCCAAATATCTATCGACTTTGCCTTCTTTCACGAGTTTctctaggtagttcttccaagtgtagcaATCGTTGGTTGTGTGACCGGGACCTCGGTGGAATGCGCAATACTTAGTGtggtccaacttggaagtatctcctTTTGACTGCTTCGGCaacttgaaccatggttcattcttgacgtcacgaaggatttgatgaatcggaaTTGAGAACTTAGAATAGTTGTTGGTCATCGGGCCTTCTTTGGTCGTGGGTCGGTCCCTGCGCTTGAACTCATGTCTGCCCTTGTTGGGTTGTTTTTCATCCTTCTTTTGAGCAGCTGCCAACTCTTTTCGACGCTGTTCGGGAGCCTTTTCTGCTTgtcgagcctcgtcccaaagcgTATGCTTTTCTGCGAGAGCAAAGGAATCTGCTAGAGTtaggtcttctttcatgatcatttctccaaacagtgggtggtctgctggtagtcctttttggaaggctgcacttGCTATCGAGTTGTCGCATCCGACGATCTTCGCCTTCTCTGTTTTGAATCTCTTCACGTAATCGCGAAGcgactcttttgggtttttctttacgTTGAACAGGTGAtcggacttcttcttgatcgatcgataagatgagtattctttggtgaaaaccaaggaaagatcatcaaaattctGGATGGATCGTGCCGGCAAGGTatgaaaccaatcttgtgcctcgcCTTGTAAAGTAGTGGCGAATATTTTACACATAAGGGCGTCATTATTCCGATAAAGGACCATCGCACTTCGGTAATGCTTCAAGTGTCTTTCGGGATCCTCATCtcatttgaaagatgtgaagtgcggcatgctaaacttgcgcggaggctctgcctgctcgatctcatccgCGAAAGGTGACCTGCTCATGTTGGTCATATCTCGCCTTAGTGCCTCATCAACCATTTCGTTGCACCGAAAATCAGGCATCCGTTCATTGAAAAGCCTTTCTACCTCTTCTTGGATTTgcttttgttggggtagcggagttTTTGGCTGCCCTTGGTCTTTTTCTaccggtctaggctgctcttcttcTCGCTCGGCTTGTCTACGCTGTGGCTGCAATGGATGAGATagattcctagcaggcgagggaTTTCTTTGCAGGCTACCGGTTGAACTAGAGCCAGATTGAACGATCGTTTCCTTCCGTTTGTCAGGCTGCCTGCTCCGATGTGATGTAGAGGATACTCCTTGTGAGCCTAATCGCGAATGAATGCTTTGCCTGGAAGGTTgcccatgttgattatcaaagcgTGGCCCCAACAGTGAATGCATACTTGCTCGTGGGCCTaaccgagagtgcacgctcctccgcgcgctaagacgggagtatacgctatttcgggggcccaatcgagaGTGTGCACTGTCTGAATGCTCGACTTGTGATGGGTTGAATGGCTGCTTTCTAGGACGCTGTTTAAAAGGCTCCTTGTCTACCCTTGTTCTACTTCGGGAAACTTCATCGTGGGCGCAATGCATCTCAGTGCGttgtaaaagttgattcaccaaggtagtttgttgtgcaagggcgctcgtcaattctatgacttgtcgggacAAGTTTTGTTCGCCATTCGGATTGGAAGAACTTGGATGGAATGCACCTCTTTGAACAATGAAAGGGTGGTTGACTCCaagtgcgagatttgagttggggaatgtcaaatctgcggagaaatgtggtgaaaacgCCTCAGCCTCGATGattggtccggatggttgagattgtCTCGGGCGGACTTGGGCAACTTGGGAAACCATGAAAGCAGGCTGGGCTGCGGGGGCAGGCTGGATCACTGGGGCAGGCTGGATCgttggagcaggctgggctacaAGAGCAAgctggatcacgggagcaggctaggctacaagagcaggctggatcacgggagcaggctgctcaatgcgcggtgcatgtgaatgcgaggcttgggcttgggtccacgtaaacttggatggcacggctcgggccgtggtgaaggctccatggacctcgccacgagtggctaccgaagtagccaccgcggtggttcccatggtggccgtggtgaaggctccatggacctcgccacgagcggctaccgaagtagcccccgcggtggttcccatggtggctgtggtgaaggcaccatggacctcgccgcgggtggctaccgaggtagccatcacggtggttcccatggtggaagctcgtggtgatgatgccgctccccttcttgtcgcattttgcctcatggatctccgcaatcccatttcttgaatactAGAATTTTTACTtgcggaattttctaaatttctagtcattatatttttcttatacgttttatcaaagaacctttgcaagtaaaaaattctataaataagaacgtatgaaaaatattcaaatggactagaaaataaagaaaaacctTTTTGCGCGAGAGTCTTTTACGAGTATGGATaacaactctcaatgaaagcaccaatttgtggatgcaaattttctcctcctcgatcttggacgattttgcacctacaaaacaactagcaccttaggttaaggccaaaagcctcacgcgcccacgatgaatggggggggctttggccgaagaacctccgatgccaaagttagaattttggagagaaatagtgtttagagtgtttgtgattttttgcaagaggtttTGGATTAGTGTTTTGTGAAAATGGTACCCAATTTATAGGAGAGGAAAGGATGATTTATTTTGAGGGGTTATGGAGATAGTGGGCTAGTTATTTTTAGGGAGTTATGGaaataattggctagttaattagcaaATAGTAATAACCTAATTTACTAGCTATTTGAATGTCACAAAAAGGGGGAGAAAATGGCAGCCACCAACAGGAAATAAAGGGCATGACCGGCCTAGTGggtttttggttagtttgtggtttaattagccactttaattggctaattaaatatgaaaagaaaTGTTATAGTAATTATGGTATtgattggctaataaaagggaagaaatggTGGGAAAAGGTAACAAAAAAGGTAATGGtttaggttttgaatgggatATCCGGCCCTCTAGTatttttaggtttgagtggatgtttcaaattgataattaagggattgattaggtaattaatcccttaattagtcaattattatgatttgaggaaatatgaaaggaataagtatattatttagctaattgattagctaaataatgaaatgggaaatatatgaataaattaggttttaagttgatacctattttgagcacttttgacttggttgaaaaatgattgcccactgctcgcacgtaggaatcccggtatgcctcaagggtatttttgtcctcttatgttcaaaagtccacgtgtcgcctagtgaatattatTTGCTCCACAGCAGGCACAGTAACAATGAAAATGGCTCCTTCTTTAGTAAGATTATATGAACAAATGCCTGAGCCAAAATATGTTATTGCTATGGGAGCATGCACAATTACAGAGGGGATGTTCAGTACCAATTCTTATAGTACTGTTCGGGGAGTTGATAAGTTAATTCCTGAGGATGTCTATTTGCCAGGCTGTCCACCTAAACCGGAGGCCATTATAGATGCTATAACAAAACTTTGTAAGAAAATTTCTCGAGAAATCTATGAAGATCGAATTAGATCTCAACAGGAAAATCAGTGTTTTACTACTACCCATAAGTTTCGTGTTAGACGCAGTACTCATACTGGAAATTATGATCAGGGAttactctatactggaaattaTGATCAGGGATTACTCTATCAACCACCGTCTACTTCAAAGATCCTTcttgaaatatttttcaaatataAAAGTTCAATAACTTTCTCTGAATTAGTGAATTAGGCAGGATCCTTTTGTACAGAATAACAAAGCAAATAGAGAGTCAACTTTCATAGATTTCatcgtaaatgtgaaatacttatacaaataaaatacaaatcaAAATGTAGGAGAGATAAAAAAGATGCAAGGTCGTTTATCCGCTTCATTAGTCAAACATGGGTTAGTTCATAGATCTTTGGGCTTCGATTACCAACGAATATAAACTTCACAAATAAAACCCGAGGATTGGTATTCAATTGCTATCATTTTATATGTTTACAATTATCTACATTCCCAATGTGCTTATGATGTAGCACCAGGTGGACAGAGTTGAGACTAAAAGGAATGTATAAACAATGCTTCCATGGATTCGATCGTGGTTTACAATTATAGCTTCCACACTTGTTTATTTGGGATCGTCTCTTGGATAAATAAAGAACAAGAGTCAAAGAAAAGGCAGTGATTCAAATCAAGATTTATCTAGTAACCCATCGaaaaattacaaaaagaaaataaaaatgaaaagtaCGAGGTAACAGGTATGCATAAAAGTATTTGCCCCAGGGAGAATCCTAGAATTCTGTCTTTTTTGGGTTTAAACAAGTGTGGATTTTCAAGAAAGGAAATCCTAGGTCTATCCTGTAGAGGTACTCAAATTGGATAAGTAATCGATTTATAGGTTTCGTCGTCAACCTAATTGGTTACTTCCAATTACGTAAATCAATAGTTCAAACCGCCCTCAAAGGTAAGGCATTTTCCATTTTTATAGGAACTTTTGTACCAGAAACAATGATATCTCCAATTATAGCCCCTCTgggatgtaaaatatatattttctcaCCATCGAGTGTATGAGACAAATGTATGCATTTCGATTAGGGTCGTATTCTATAGTTACGATTCTACCATATATGTCTCTTTCATTCTgtcaaaaattgattttacgGTATAGACGCTTATGACCTCCTGTCACAGCCTGTCCCGAAATTTTTTTATCGGGAGCgtgaaatgatgaaaatacccttgacgggtattaaggtacgtgtttgacatatgtatatattttatggACTAATTATCATCCCTaaacttttggagaaaattgagttgtaaatttgtgtggttagggattgAAGTGGGATTGTTTTGGTTGGACCACACCCTCACTCACGGACTCACCTTTCCTTCCCCCTCTTccccgtgtctctctctctcctccctcacgactttctcactctctctcaccctcgatCGTACGGACAACACCAAAACCCTCCAAAACTTCGTGGATCGAAGCAAATAAGGTATGATTCTTCACCCTCTTGATGTTATGAGTTGATTGGTattagttttaggaagtgaaaccctcggaatcgtcgtgaaaccctaaccccgaaaatgtgcattgttcatgcacacgtgaaatcttgcatttcagggaatttcaagctcacagtgagcttaaggacatCCTCACGAGCTTCGGGGTACTTCGTTGTTGATATTTGGACGTCGAAGGACCGAGAACGGAGGTTCTCAAAATTTCCGAACTATCGTGCTTCCCCAGGTAAAATCTAGTGAattttagaccttgaaactagtccatcgtgattctacatgttgggggcttcaaattgatataacaTTCGAAGAAatcggttgagaaacgaaggagaacaagcatTTTTAAAACTCGCCGGagtccggccaccggaaaaaccagtccggcgactggctgaggaagatgatgcgcgtgggggcgcgtaggcccgtgccacccacggcgcgtgagggcgcgtggcAAGCctaaaaatttttctaaaaatttctcgacgtccgtgacgtcaagtaggtcgatgtggtatattcatatacccaaattgagcaccgtatgagaaattatttcgaattgttggttatgtgtttaaattaacgtttttatagttatttcgcatataggtgacacctatcccgaggacgagcgcatccagggacgtcacgagggttacgacccatcgacttaccattgagtgggcagttttgtttttgtattacctatatactactgttttcccagaaaatgcaattatatgaaaatatgttttttaaATGCCACGCATGCAATTGTTGAGATGTTTGAactgataattgatgcatatatatgtgaattgacgttgtggacgcacatgtgaatatcaggtgagtttatatggtttatacGAATGAGtgatgatgtgaattatgttggaagctcataacctgcaccctaggtgttagtgcttatattattcaccacaccgcacgctcgccttggatccaagtaggtggatgtcgtacagaccactagaggtggttccgacatgccagttgtacagaccattagaggggttccgactggtaggtgaccttagattatgtgcacagatgattgatgagagaagcactagagcgtattatttcaccatcttagtcgtacagactactataggtagttccgacttatgtgcagtgtagtgccgtacaggtcatagttggtgactccggcagggccgtataggtcacagttggtgactccggctggatgggatagtgagctatagaatcagccgtacaggaccactgtagggtctctggttgatttattatttcacctgagttatattgatgcattcatattatattttggcatggcatggcatattctttctgagatgttatgttgatagatggtgagcggagttttgatgatatatgtatatatacgtttatatactatttttctgggaagtatacaggttttacggtgaggggtgagaaacgttttaaatgaaatgtttttggaaaatctttggttttactgacccactcatctttgttttgcgcccctccaggttctagttagcaatTGGTGGCTCTCAAGGTctttttcggcattctgacagacgtactgcatgtaggactcacctgcgggtgttgcacttttaattatagtcctacttgaatGCACTTGTTACCTACGCTCTGAATTCGTGTGTTTTACTCTATAACTCTCTCTTGTATGCTAGTAGGTTATTCTTCTAGTGGTtggtttaaattccttcatatttctgttatatcttgcttccgtgtcgcacttttggctacgtcacgctcacgtgacggccagcacgccttgattctaggatcggggtgtgtcacctcCCCCTCTATGCCACGCGGTAGTGATTCCTCTAGCATTACGACATTTACCAAAGACTTATATAAAGTATGAAATAAATATGAAAtctactacaaaaaattaatattttttaggAATTTAAGGCGGAAATGGacgtattttttcttttaataaatatcTATTTTGTACATTTCAATTTGAATTAGGAATTCCGCGTACAAGTGGTAAGTCATTAACTACATATACACATCAGGTCATATAAATGTATTACCATTATGTATTACAAATTACAATAAAATTACAATAACGAATACAAAAAGAGGAGTTTTTAAAATGCGAGATCTAAAAACATATCTCCCTGTGGCATCGGTAGTAAGTACTCTATGGCTCAGGTCTTTAAGCAGGTTTATTGATAGAGATTAGTCGTTTTTTTCCAGATGCATTGatattctcctttttcttttttctttttttcattctAGCTATTGATATGGGAAGAGGGAAGAAGATAGAGATGCAATCAAATATCTGTGACTAATCCCTATCcatctcttctttttttctttggtttatttttttcacttattctttcaaaaaaaaaaaaaaccaaacaaaaagcgGTTTCACCCTCAGTGAAAAAAAACCTCTCTGTATTTTCTTTTGTGTGTTATacaatgtttggatgaagaaatttaagattactaaagaattttaaaataacagaaattgaattgacgggattttattttctataatttgtgaattttcttgtttggttagcctaaaagaacaatggaattgaatacgaaatttgttatttttaagctCTCAATCATAAAAATTAGGAAATGACATCTATGtatatggaatttaaacttgagaaTTAGAGACTCCAAATTCCAAGTCTTTTTTTGCACATAGAAATTTAgtatttatgaatccaaacaacaGAATTTTTACATGTGAATTTACAAATTCTTACTTTTATACCGTTACTGTCGTACCATACAACCTCTCGTCTCCTCTTCTCACTCAAGAATCAGATCGAACGAGTATCAGACCCGTTGATCTCACTCTCTGCGTCCTCCTCTTCGACAATTCCCGCGACCCTTTGCAGAAAGGTTCCAGCTTTGGTGAAGAATAACTGCTCAACGACCCCACTTCGAAACTGCAACTTGAAAGCTTGAAACTTTTCGAGTTCATCCTTTTGATCCTCTGTTCTCACGGTACTCCACGACGTTTTTGTTCTGGATTCTGGTTTTGTTTAAAATTGAGAATTAAGGGTGGGTATTGTTGAATTTTGAGAAATGAGTTTTGGGATGTTTGGAAATGGAATTCTGTTAAATTTTTGGTTTGTGGGGTTCCTTGATTCTTATCTGAGAAATTCAAAGTTCATGTTTTTTGTACGTAATTTTGGATTTGTCTGTGTTTTCAGCGTAATTGAATGattagtttcatttttttttaaagtaattttGGATTTCTGGTGTATGGCTGTGTTTTCGGCGTAATTGAATGATTAGTTACTTTATTTGGGGTTGATAGAGTTTCTAAGGATAACTGAGAAGATGATGTTGTGAATTGGTGCTTTGGTTCTTGTTGTTTTGGCTTCTAGGAAGTCAGAACTCTTATCTAGTATGCTTTTTTAGGCTCAGTGTACCGGAGTTTTTCGTTTCTTTAGGGGGCAATGAATCCTAACTATGAAGTCTCGAGGGTTTCATAATACCACGTGCACTGGATTTTATGTGCCTTTGTACACTCTTATATTGGTTATAATATAGTTAGgataagtgaaaaatataaatagaaGATTTCATGCTATATGTTCATTCATACCTTATGATACATAAACCTCAACTTGGCTACTAGTGTTGTAAGGTTTGATACGTTCTAGGTTCTGAATGAATGGAGTTTGttagatttttctgattttttggtTATATTATTATAGTGAAATTATTTAGCTTTCTAATTGGTTCATTTAGACAATTGTAAAAGGAGTTAATGAATCTCCCCATGACAAACGGATGCTGCAGGATTTTGGGTTTCGGTTAAGTCTGTCATGCTGAATGTTGCTACCAGGAGGTGGAATAAGGATGAACTCCATGATGGATGATATGAACTTGATTCAGCAGGCACAGAGGCATCACTTAGTGGTTCGGGAGCTTGGAGAAGAGATTGATTTAGAAATTGGAACTGGGGATGATGATCCTTCATTTGCTAACAACCCCCTTATTGGTGGTCCACCACGGGAACCTTCTGTTGAGGATAATGACGAGAGTAAGAATATGGTAATGGCTTCTCACCTCCCTAGTGATGATCAAGACATGTCAAAGGGACAGCCagtaaaaaggaagaaaaaggttgTGAAAAGATGGAGAGAGGAATGGGCTGATACCTACAAATGGGCTTATGTTGATGTCAAGGAAGGGACAGCGAGGATTTTTTGCTCTGTTTGTAGAGAGTATGGTAGGAAGCATAGAAGAAACCCCTATGGAAATGAGGGTAGCCGGAATATGCAGATGAGTGCACTCGAGGAACACAACAATAGTTTGCTTCACAAAGAGGCACTTCGCCTTCAAATGGCCTCCAAGGATAAGGTCGTTGCTGACAAACCCATTTATGTTAAAGGTTAGCACGTTCTGCtcaattttctttggtttgCTTTGGAAGTTTCAAATAACCACCGTCTGAATTCTGCACAAATTTTTTGCGGAGTGTCTCTCAGGAAATTCTTTTCGCAAAGTTACGTTATTGTTAGTTTTCATGTTTATGAAAGTATCCCTTGCAGTTAAGTTTGCATTtaggatttttaattttttagctCGTTGCTGAATGAAAACTTTGGTTCAGTTGAATGCTATATTCAGCAGTTCACCATGCCCACACCTAAATGCTTCTTCCAGCATTATATGGAGTTTGTTGACATTAGTTTGTTGATATTTGCACATATTTCACACCATCATATGATTGAAAGAAATGAATTTtgagtttaattttttaattgttttcccGTTTGGTTGATTTGTCTTTGGAATTACTCTTAAATGTAGCTCTTATGTCAAAAACGGCTGGATCAATTGTTGAAGCTGCACTGAAAAGGGATCCTCATGAGGTTGAGTTCATACAATCGGTGCAAGAAGTTGTTCATGCTTTAGAAAGAGTGATTGCGAAAAATTCTCAGTGAGTTTCCTTGGGATGGAGTATTGTTTTAGTCGTGCTGGTTAAGGGAAACAAAGTCTTATTTCTGATTTCTGTAAAATCTTATCAagtgaattttcttttttcagtTATGCAAGCATCATGGAGCGCTTGCTAGAACCTGAGCGCATGCTTGTTTTTCGAGTTCCATGGATGGATGATAGAGGTGAGACACATGTTAACAGGGGCTTTCGAGTACAATTTAACCAGGCCTTGGGTCCATGTAGGGGTGGTTTCCGGTTTCATCCTTCTATGAACTTGAGCATTGCCAAGTTTCTTGGATTTGAACAGGTATTAGTTGTTTTCTTGAGTTCCTTTGAGTTGACTTGTCTTCTTTAGGTTGGGTCAAGCTTTTGCCAAATCTTTTTCTTCCTGTGCCTCTGTTGATTGTGTATTCTAGTGATTGGTGCTCATAAGAACACCAAGCTAAATACTAGTGATGAGGTTAATCCCTTCAGATTGGAAGTGACTGTCTTGTGACGGATTTGCATTGTGCTATTTACCTTCTCTGCAGACTTTAAAGAATGCCTTGTCACCGTACAAAATTGGAGGGGCAGCGGGAGGTAGTGATTTTGATCCAAAGGGAAAAAGTGATAATGAGGTAAAAGtcttcaatttgttatatgtgtTTCATCATTTTTAACCTCCTCAGAAGTTGTGAATGACTATTTTCTAAGCTGGCAGGTTATGCGTTTTTGCCAAAGTTTTATGAATGAAATCTATCGTTATTTGGGTGTTGACAAGGTAACTTCAGCAAGATTCCATtccatgaatattttttttcctctatATGGAATTTCAATGCTGTATCCTGCATGTCTGGTTTAATGCTGTGTACACTTTAGGACCTTCCTTCAGAGGAGATGGGTGTTGGTACTCGAGAAATGGGATATCTTTTCGGACAATATAGACGTCTAGCTGGTCACTTTCAGGTACCAGAAACACCGGTAACAAACTATTTCTGAATTTAACTTCTTACCTTTTGTGATGTAATTTAGTATCTAGATGCCATTTATGACATTGCTTTTTCTAAATCTGTAGGACCACAGGATTATGAAAATTCGGAAAATAGTAATTAAACAAGCAATTCTATTGTTCTTTTCTATCCTGACAAAGAGTGTTACTCTTTTCTATCCTGACAAGGCCATTGTTCTTTCTATCCCAACAAAGTCTATCGTTCTTTTCTTTCCCTACAAAGTCTTGTTTTTTATCCTGACAAATTCTattgttctttttttatttctgtCCATCTGAAGTCT is a genomic window of Malus domestica chromosome 09, GDT2T_hap1 containing:
- the LOC139187804 gene encoding uncharacterized protein; its protein translation is MVLYRNNDALMCKIFATTLQGEAQDWFHTLPARSIQNFDDLSLVFTKEYSSYRSIKKKSDHLFNVKKNPKESLRDYVKRFKTEKAKIVGCDNSIASAAFQKGLPADHPLFGEMIMKEDLTLADSFALAEKHTLWDEARQAEKAPEQRRKELAAAQKKDEKQPNKGRHEFKRRDRPTTKEGPMTNNYSKFSIPIHQILRDVKNEPWFKLPKQSKGDTSKLDHTKYCAFHRGPGHTTNDCYTWKNYLEKLVKEGKVDRYLDKPAEQQKRNANGDEEPPTKTIRINGIFAESEHLGATNNSKKRKIQQALLISQVQAVDTQPGPIIGFTEQDAEGVDFPHDDALVVSVQLAHAIVDRMMVDNGSAVNLLQLSVIQKMGLESTIIRRAEVLTGFNGHTSTAIGHIILDVKTPPVVSKQTFTIVNDPSPYNGILGRPWLIKLDAVTSVKYQKIRFRIPGGGVGEIKSDQASSRRCTVQMLKETKKKTFTPVEVTEVQKGKEIAK